A stretch of Hypnocyclicus thermotrophus DNA encodes these proteins:
- a CDS encoding response regulator produces the protein MDELLKNQKILIVDDTPENIDVLGGILNEYKRTFALNGKKVLEKVFSDNPPDLILLDVMMPEMDGYEVCKILKQDYRSKNIPIIFITAKTDVEDETYGFSLGAVDYINKPVNPEIVKARVKTHLMLKIANEKLEKQNKYLEKEVERRTEKIAQTEDLTIRTLASLAETRDNETGEHILRTQYYVKVLAEYLRDNFKYKELKDEKVIKYIFKSAPLHDIGKVGVPDKILLKPGKLTFEEFEEMKKHTIYGRDALLKADKALNGESFLHYAMEIAYTHHEKWDGTGYPRGLKGEEIPVSGRLMALADVYDALISKRIYKPAFSHEKAKEIILEGKGKHFDPDIVEAFIVLEEVFKTIAKKYKD, from the coding sequence ATGGATGAGCTATTAAAAAATCAAAAGATATTAATTGTAGATGATACTCCGGAAAATATAGACGTTTTAGGAGGAATATTAAATGAATATAAAAGAACTTTTGCATTAAATGGTAAAAAAGTATTAGAGAAAGTCTTTTCTGATAATCCACCAGACTTAATTCTTTTAGATGTAATGATGCCAGAAATGGATGGTTATGAAGTATGTAAAATATTAAAACAAGACTATAGGAGTAAAAATATACCTATAATATTTATTACAGCTAAAACAGATGTAGAAGATGAAACCTATGGATTTTCATTAGGAGCAGTAGATTATATTAATAAACCTGTAAATCCAGAAATAGTAAAAGCTAGAGTAAAAACTCATCTTATGCTAAAAATAGCAAACGAAAAATTAGAAAAACAAAATAAATATTTAGAAAAAGAAGTAGAAAGAAGAACAGAAAAAATAGCACAAACAGAAGATTTAACAATAAGAACTCTAGCTTCACTTGCTGAAACTCGTGATAATGAAACAGGAGAACATATTTTACGAACTCAATATTATGTAAAAGTTTTAGCTGAATATTTAAGGGATAATTTTAAATATAAGGAATTAAAAGATGAAAAAGTAATTAAATATATATTTAAATCGGCACCACTTCATGATATAGGGAAAGTAGGTGTTCCAGATAAAATTTTATTAAAACCAGGAAAGCTTACTTTTGAAGAGTTTGAAGAAATGAAAAAACATACTATATATGGTAGAGATGCTCTTTTAAAAGCAGATAAAGCATTAAATGGAGAAAGTTTTTTACATTATGCTATGGAAATAGCATATACACATCATGAAAAATGGGATGGAACTGGTTATCCAAGAGGGTTAAAAGGAGAAGAAATACCAGTTTCAGGGAGATTAATGGCATTAGCAGATGTGTATGATGCTCTTATATCTAAGAGAATCTATAAGCCTGCTTTTTCTCATGAAAAAGCAAAAGAGATTATATTAGAGGGAAAAGGAAAGCATTTTGATCCTGATATAGTAGAAGCTTTTATAGTTTTAGAAGAAGTTTTTAAAACGATTGCTAAAAAATATAAAGACTAG